From the Glandiceps talaboti chromosome 10, keGlaTala1.1, whole genome shotgun sequence genome, one window contains:
- the LOC144440791 gene encoding box C/D snoRNA protein 1-like, whose product MQEARCEVCTETIAKYRCPRCAVRTCSLPCVKVHKNDSSCNGIRDKTAYVAMKEFSEGNLLNDYRFLEEVDRKADNVARHIRRKHRHGLPHHLKYLMRMARQRGVTLRVLPYVFTKRKENSTMFSSRDQEVLWHIEWIFVQSGVKYFDRRVSEKMVLRNALKKYIDAEKSDPVIKQRLKKYVSAGFENVQLFMKVERRSAKSVRYEKLNLDQTIKENLSSKYIIEYPTLYVVLSDCYGDFPIQGEVLTECSGSSSSSSGTDSSSSSEDSSSEDGDDSRKSSGSEDSNVKSQTPVDCSEGIVLHESEPQVCEQEKNELLQDKEVFDTVDECDKQRLGDDEVKAEVDQTVVIPKNNEGDS is encoded by the exons CTTACCATGTGTAAAAGTACACAAGAATGATAGCAGCTGTAATGGAATCCGAGACAAAACTGCGTATGTGGCTATGAAAGAATTTTCTGAAGGCAATCTTCTCAATG ATTATAGATTTTTGGAAGAAGTTGACAGGAAAGCTGACAATGTTGCCAGACACATCAGAAGAAAACACAGACATGGACTTCCTCATcat CTGAAATACCTAATGAGAATGGCACGACAGAGAGGAGTTACTCTGAGGGTACTTCCATATGTGTTCACAAAAAGAAAGGAAAACTCAACCATGTTCTCTTCAAG AGATCAAGAGGTCCTATGGCACATTGAGTGGATATTTGTTCAGAGCGGAGTTAAGTACTTTGATAGAAG AGTCTCTGAAAAAATGGTTCTAAGGAATGCATTAAAGAAGTATATCGATGCTGAGAAAAGTGATCCAGTGATAAAACAAAG GCTCAAGAAGTATGTGTCGGCAGGGTTTGAAAATGTTCAACTTTTCATGAAGGTCGAAAGAAGAAGTGCCAAGTCTGTGCG ATATGAAAAGTTAAACTTGGACCAAACTATTAAAGAGAATCTATCTAGTAAATATATCATAGAATACCCAACCTTGTACGTAGTGTTGTCAGATTGTTATGGAGACTTTCCTATACAGGGTGAAG TACTAACAGAGTGCAGTGGTAGCAGCAGTTCCAGTTCAGGTACTGACTCCTCCAGTTCAAGTGAAGACAGCAGCAGTGAAGATGGTGATGATAGCAGGAAAAGCAGTGGGAGTGAGGACAGTAACGTAAAGAGCCAAACACCAGTAGACTGTAGTGAGGGGATAGTTCTGCATGAGAGTGAACCACAAGTTTGTGAACAAGAAAAGAATGAGTTACTACAGGATAAAGAAGTGTTCGATACTGTAGATGAATGTGATAAACAGAGACTGGGAGATGATGAAGTAAAGGCAGAAGTTGATCAGACTGTGGTGATACCAAAGAACAATGAGGGTGATAGTTGA
- the LOC144441109 gene encoding CCN family member 1-like, with the protein MRLDFINVFLLAGICSFLRKVVVADCHVNGVHLKNGDTFQRSCREECTCMNDAYACTSTCPHEAVKPTSLKCAYLELVQMPGQCCKEWMCLRPETDESKIFYDCKVPDTTWTDCTATCGVGISSRTIKKGSNCKLSTELKLCQLRPCPGNIDFLDNYDQLFSEKNCQATVKPTAPVHIRYVGCVSRNIYTLNYCGLCKGKCCKPSSYRDIRIYLQCPDDSIKTYSYTSISQCRCEPC; encoded by the exons ATGCGACTCGATTTCATCAATGTATTTCTGCTGGCCggaatatgtagttttctacgaaag GTTGTTGTAGCTGATTGCCATGTCAATGGTGTTCATTTAAAAAATGGTGACACTTTCCAGCGTTCATGTCGTGAAGAGTGCACGTGTATGAATGACGCGTACGCATGTACGTCAACTTGTCCGCACGAAGCCGTCAAGCCGACATCTTTGAAATGTGCTTATCTGGAGTTGGTACAAATGCCCGGACAATGTTGTAAAGAGTGGATGTGTTTAAGACCTGAAACAGACG AATCTAAGATTTTTTATGACTGCAAGGTACCAGACACAACGTGGACTGATTGTACTGCGACGTGTGGTGTTGGTATCTCATCTCGTACTATCAAAAAGGGCTCAAATTGTAAACTCTCGACAGAGTTGAAACTGTGTCAGCTTCGACCTTGTCCAGGCAATATAGACTTCCTAGACAACTATGACCAACTT TTTTCAGAAAAGAACTGTCAAGCGACTGTGAAGCCCACCGCACCGGTACACATTCGCTATGTTGGCTGTGTCAGTCGgaatatatatacactgaaCTATTGTGGACTTTGTAAGGGTAAATGCTGTAAACCCTCCTCATACAGGGACATTCGTATTTATTTGCAATGCCCTGATGACTCCATAAAAACTTACTCCTACACGTCAATTAGCCAATGTCGCTGTGAACCATGCTAG